The stretch of DNA TGCGTCTCGATTTCGTCTCGACATCCCAGAGAATGATTTGACTTTTCTCCGCATGGTCATAGCGATCAATAATGGCCAAGGATTGACTATCCGGCGAAAACGCGGCATCGTCGGCCATGAAATTGATGTCCTCGATTTGCGCATGTAATCTTCGTTGGGGGATATTCCACAGGAATACTTCCGTCGCCGCGGTTCCCCGTGCGGCCAAAAACCGACCGTCGGGAGAGATCGAGAGCCAGGGATGGCCTGATGAGCCGACAAATGTTGCCAACTCGCGCCCCGTGTTGATCTCATGAAGATGAATCTGGTTCTTACTGTCGACGATCGCCACCATCGATCCATCGGGAGTCAGCGCCATATTTATCGCCGATTCGTCCGTCGGCAGTGTGACAGTCGGCGGGAGTTGGTTGATGATTTGTTCCACAGCCCAACTGCGGGGAACAATCACGAACGGCCGACTCGTTGTTTGTGTGAAAAATCGCAATTCCTCCCCCGCCTCGACATACCGGCGAAAAAGCTCGTGCCGCGACAATTGGCCGTTGTCCAAGCGTCGCGTCACCGATCCCAACGGTTGCCAATAGCGTTCGATGAGATGCTCGCGTGTCGTTCGTTTTGAAAATAGTGGGTGCTTGGGGCTTGGTGAGTGCTCCCACGATGCAGCCAGCATCAACAGACCCGATTCTTTGACATGAAGATGCACCTCAGCAGGATTGGATGTTTGTTTGGCATTCGCGGCCTCGAAGGCAACGGCATGACCATCAAGCGTCTCGGGGATGTCTATCCACCCGTTGGTATTCTGAAAGACCGCCCGAAATGCGTCCACCACATCGATCTTCGCCGGTGGAGGTGTTCCCACTTGGTCGTCGGCGCAGCGGCAGATAATTAAGTTCCGCTCGAAGGGTGTTTTCATGCCAAGAACCCGCGCGACATCCTCGGCCGTTTTGGCGGGGGGATGGGTTCCGCTGGGAGCGAAAAAAAGGATGAGCTGCAGATCGACGGGAAGTGGAACTTGGTAGCTCTTTTTTGCATTGAACACGAACCACATCAAGTATTCCTGTTCCGGTTGGATTCGCCCTCCTTCAAGAGAGTCAAACCCAACGGTGCCGTTTTCGTCGAGTTGCACTCCTGCCAATTTCACATGGCTTACGATCTTCGATCCGCCCAGGTCCTTTTCACTCCCCTGTTCCGAAATGAAGCCGAGACGATGAAAGGTGTTGTTATTGACAACGGCCCAATACAAATCCGCCGGAACATCGAGCGGCGATTTGAATCGCAGGGCGTCGAAATTGGTGTTGTTTTGGTTGAGTCGGACAGTTTTCCATTGCACCTGCTCCGCCTCAGTCTGCCCCTCTACGGCGGGAAAAAGACTCATGTCCTCACGCAGCGAAAGATAATATCGATCACGCTCCGATTCCTCTGTCGGCGCAATCCTGACATACTTCCAATAATCAACAAGTTTCTCCACGTGCGGCACGTCGGGCAAATCCCACAGGCGGATATCGTGATCGTCACCAGCCGAAGCGAACGACCGTCCATCAGGAGTCACGGCGACCGCGTGGATTTCTAGGGAATGGCCCAGAAAGGTTCTCGTGAGCAGTTTTTGTTCTACCTTGAGCAGCTTCGCGCGGTGGCTATCGGCTTTCACGACATATTTCGTTCCGGGAACGAAATCGCAAGCGGCGGTGATGCCGATCACACCCACCTCGTCCTTTTGAACCAGTTCACCCTGTGAGTTCCACTGGATATAAGTATTCACCATGTCGATGGTGCTGAGAACTTTGCCGTCCGCTGAAAACGACAAGCCGACCGGGGGAGCTTCGTGGCCTTCCAAGACTTTAATGAGCTGACCCGTCTCAACAGACCACATCCGCAGCAGCTTGCTCCCCGTTTTCCGCGAACTAAAATCCAGCAGCGGGGTGCCTTCACGCGCGACCAATGTTTTCCCATCCGGCGAAAACACAATTCCTGATACGGTCTCCTCGTGTCCGTCAATTTCGCGAATCTTGTTCCCCGTTTTAACATTCCACAGACGAATCTTGCGATCCGTGGCCCCTGTCGCCAGGGATTGTCCGTCGGGCGCAAACGCCAGCGATTGCACGGTGCCTGGATGTTGCAACACGATTGGCAATGCTGTGCCCGATTGCAGATCCCAGAAACGGACCGTCTTATCCGTGCCGCCCGACGCGGCGAGTTTTCCGTCGGGTGATACGGCGACGCACCGCACGACGTCGGTGTGTCCTGCGAGCTGATGCAATTGCTGACCGCCAGTGACATCCCAGACACGCACCGTGTTGTCGGCTGCTGCGGAGACCAATCGTTGTCCATCGGGAGTAAAACAGAGATCCCACACCGGCTGGGTATGCCCGCTGAAAACGCGGATTTGAAACGGCGGCGATTCGCTTGTCCCGTTCGCGGACTGTTCTTGGGCCGCATACAAGGGACTCACAGCTGTGGTCAGCAGTAACGCGGCGACGAGGCCGTTGACGGGTATTGATAAACTCATGGCGAGGGCTTTCCGGCATCCGTTGGCGTAACGGGCGGGGGAGTATTGACAACGATGGGGAACTTGACCGTGATGTCGTAATGCCGCGATCCGTTTCTAGCGTCGTCCATATAAATAACGCACCAGTCTTTAGACTTTTTTATCGTGACTTTCCCACGCCCGCTGTTTTTCTTGACTGTTGCATTTTCAAAGGAAACGGCCTTTGAGAGCAGGTCGACGAAACGCGGATCGGTGGAAACGGGTAACTTGTCAGGATTCCAGGGAACGCCATTGATCGTTAATTGACTGGGCCAGTTCCAAGCGCGATGCGTCCATTTCAGATGCGTTTTATAGAGCCGCAGTTCCTCCTTGCCGTCCAGGATGAGTTTAAGATGGAGCTCGGCAATTTCGCTACGTTGCGATCGGTTGAGGTTGCGTATGACAATCTGCGAATCAGACGCGATGAGCGCGAACTGATTGTTGGGCGTAAATGCAATGTGTGCCGCCGTTAAATCGGCGAAAGAAATTTGTTTGACCTCTTGAGTCAACGCACCATCCCATTTACGAATCGTATCATCCAGAGAAGCGGAATAGACATGTTTACCGTCGGGGGAAAACGAAGCTGAAGTCACTCCGCCTGCGTGTCCATAATAGCGACGGATCATCTCGCCGCTATTAATGTTCCAAAGCCGCATAATGTTGTCATTGCAGGCGGCCAACAATTCTTCGCCGTTTGGGGAAAACTGCAAGGCATTGACCGTCGCGGGGATGCCACGCAGGGTGCGCAGTATTCCTGACATCTTGAAATTCAAAATTCGCACGATTCGGTCCTCGCCAGCCATCGCGAAGGTTTGGTTATCACTGCTAACGGCAATCGCGGTCGCTTTGATGTCAATACCTCTAAATCGCTTGATGAGTTCCCCAGTCTGTACGCTTCGTCGCGTTATGGTTCCAGCACCACTGGTGAAAATAATGGATTCTCCATCCGCGGCAAAAGCAACGTGATTCACTGGTTCGACTGGAAAATTACTCGCCGTGATCTCTTGTCCCGAATCGACACGCCACAGTTGCAGGCCTTTTATCGTCGCTGCGGCGGCCAATGTACCGTCCGGTGAGACAGCCAAGTTAGTGATCACTCCACTCGCTTGCCAACGGCGGATCTCTTTTCGTGTGTTTATGTCCCACAACACAATTGTCTTCTCGACATCGCCAGTGAGCGCATAATTGCTCTCCGATGATGTTGCAATCGAGGAGACGGTTGCAGAGTGTCCACGAAACGTCGCGTCGGTTTCGTCGGGCGCATCGGTTTCGTCTGTTTTATTGGGCGACTTGGGTGCGTCGATTTCTGGTTGGGTGGGAGCTATCTGTGGTGAGGAATCAGTTTGGCCCCCCGTCTGCGGCAGCCTCCAGATTCGCAAAGTCCCATCTGAATTTCCGGTGGCTGCAAGCTCGCCAGTCGGAGAGATCGCAAGAGCGGAAATGTTCGTCATCCCGTCTCTCCAAGTTTCCAAAACGCCAGGTCTTTCGCTGGCTGTGTTAAGGACCTCGACTTCGTTTCTTCCATCCGTGAGCAAAAATAACAGGCGGCCATCTGGGGAGATCGCAGATAATCGCGAACGGTTTGATATATACAACCGTTTGCCTGTTTCCAAATCAAACAGTTGTATCATCTGATTACCGCCACCGGCGGCGACAAGATTTCTGATCGAAAACAAATTGCGCTCGCCACCTCTCATATCGGTGAAAACACGTTTTTTTTGGCCGCTCTCTATATCAAGGACATTTAGCGTGTCGTCATTCGTACAGATAAGTAAGTTTCGGTTGTCTTGAGAAAATGCAAGGCCGTAGACATGGCCCGCATGATCCGAAAAGGTTTTTAGTTGTTCTCCCGTATTGGAATCCCACAAAACAACCAATCGGTTAAATCCACCGGCAGCGGCAAACCGGCCATTTGTGGAAAAACTGACGGCATAGATTGATCGCAAGCTCGTGGTTGCGAGTTGGCGTCCAGAATCCACGTCCCAAAGCCCGCCGTTGTCGTAACCACCAGTGAGTACGCGACGACCATCGGGAGAAATTTCTGCGACATTAACTTCACGGCGATGTTCAAAGGTGGCGAGCTTGGCCCCCGTCTCCACGTCCCATACGATCGCTTGTTTATCTTTAAAGGAAGACGTCACAAATCGACGCCCATCCGCGGAAAAAGACTTGCCAATTTGTATCGTATTACCTTCCGCAAAATATCGTTTTATTACGACTTGTTTTTCGATATCCCACAGTCGCAACACCAGGTCATCATGTAGAGACAAAAGACGTCTGCCGTCCGGTGTGAACACGACTTGGCGTACCAGACCTTCGCACCGGCCCAACAGGCATACCAAGGGGTCCTGTGTTGCGCCATCCAGCAACAAGCGCCTCGTGTTGGTTTTGGGCAAGGTGGAGTCGACGGGGGTCATTTCCGTAAAGGTCGAGCGTCCGTCAGATATCGTCCCTAACACGGCTAACTCAGGTTCTGGCAATAAAAACGATCCCGCCACTAACATGCCCAAGCCAATCGCGACAGCTGCAACCACAAAGCGCAGTCGCAGCCATTTCCGTCGCTTTCCGCCGCCGCGCCCCACGTGCAAACGGGCCTCTGCCGTATTCAATCGTGCTACGAGCACTTCGCGCTCATTATTTAGCTGCTCATACTTGGCCCTCGCCTTCGCCTGCTGCAACCGCATCGTCTCGAGTTCTCGATCCTGCACGGCAATCTGTTCATCCAACTCGTCGGCAATACGATCCGCTTCGGCCGCAGCTTGCTCTGCCGGTTGCACGCCTGTCGCATCGGCAGTCGTTCCCTGTTTTTCCCGACACTGCTCGGCCTCTCGACGATAATCCTGGGCGTGGCTTGTCAATTCGGCAAGGACCGATTCCGCTTCTTGGATGACTTTTGCCAACTGCGCGGCGCGCATTTTGTAAGTATGCAGTGCGCCGTCGATTTGTTGCCGTGTGTTTTGCAGGTTTTTGACGGCTTGGGGGGCATGTCTCTGAAACAATGAGAAAAAACGCTCCCGCTGATTCGCCCACCAGTTTGGGGAGTCGGGCTGTTCGAGCGCGGCTGGCAATTCCAGATCATCGTCGAATTGTGGGGCTGCAATGACTAAGCTCAGCGGATTCTCGTCCCCGCGGCTTTGCGAGAACATTGAACGGGGTTCCGTTTGAATGCGCGTCGGCGCGGCGGGCGGTTCGTCGCTATCGATTGCATGCGGCAACGGTTCACCCGATTGAAACGCGCGTAAATCCTCCAGGACCTCATCGGCCGTTTGGTGTCGGTCTTCAGGGGCTTTGGACATCAGCTTGGCCACGATCGCCACCAAGGGGGCGGGGATGTCCGCAGCGGCATCTGATAACAATGGCGCCGCCTCGTAGACGTGCTGGAAGATCATCGCCGTCGGACTCTCCGCTTCAAACGGCAATTTTCCACTGAGCATCTGATACATCAGCACGCCAATGGAATAAAGGTCCGACCGGGCGTCGATCTCCTGTCCACGTCCTTGCTCGGGCGAAATGTAATCAACCGTCCCCATGACCACGCCGGTCGCGGTTTTCGTGCTCGCATCATTGATACATTTCACCAAGCCAAAGTCCGCCAACAGCGCCCGTTTGCGTTTGCTGTCAATCAGAATGTTGCCAGGTTTGATGTCACGGTGGACCAGTCCTTGTTTATGTGCCTCCGACAGACCCGCCAGCGCTTGTTGGACCAATGCCAACGCATTATCAATGCCCAGTCGCGATGTATTTGTCAGAATATCTGCCAGGGATTTGCCGTTCACAAACTGCATGGCAAAAAAGTAATAACCCTGGTCTTCCCCGATGTAATAAATCTGAATGATATTCGGGTGCACCAACTTCGCCGCGGAACTGGCCTCGACGAAAAAACGCCTGACAAAGTCTTTTTGCCGCGCCAACCCTGCCGGGAGTACTTTGATCGCAACGGTCCGTTTCAGGTCCGGTTCAAAACCTTTGTACACATCCCCCATACCGCCATAGCCAATCCGCTCGAGGATTTCATAATGCCCGAGTCGGCTAGGAAGTTCCTCCCTGTCAGTTTCGTCGCCGGATTGCGTTTGGGGGGAAATGGTTTTTGTGTCTCGATTGACCGATTGAGAGATTGGCGTCGTGTCGGGCATCCGAGGCCTATCGACATCGACAGCATCTTCATGAGGAATCGTTGCCGGCATCTCTGCGTCGTGCTGCGCAATTGCTGCGGTCAATCGCGCTACGAGCGTCTCGGCATCATTGAGAAGGTTGCGTTGATCAAATCCCAAGGCCGCATCAATCACTTTGCGGGCACCCGGTGGGACCTGTGCTACAATCCGCGGGCTACGTAGATAGTCATTCGGCGAACGCCCCGTAACCATCCGGCATAACAATGATCCCAATTGAAAAATATCAATCCGCCGCGGGTCGATACTCACGCCAGCTTGCTCAAGCAATTGGGCCGCTTTTTTCAAATCTCGCGGTGCGTCCAATTGAAATCCCAACGGCCATCCTGGGGGATTCTGCCCGTCGTCGCCGACTCGGATGTTTTCGTCCGGGGACGGAGGCAATTGAGGAGTCTGATTGGCTGAGAATGTTATGGTGTCAGCGTCGATCCGTCGCTGGAATTCTCCCTTCGCATGACGCTGTGCCAACTGCTCCGCTAATGATTGTGTAATCCGCAGCGCGACCATTGCTCCCAACCGACGATGCTTGGAAATCGCGGCTGCGAGGTTCGTTCCGGCTTCCAAATCAAGGAGCGTGTCGGTCATAGTATCACTTTGAGAATGCTCCCTAGAGCGGGATAAGAGCCATCCTGAACCGGCTCGACGCACAGGTTGATCTTATCAGGAAATCACACCTAAACCGAATGGTTTGATACGAATCATACCAAAACAATGGACCAGCCACACCGGTATATTCAATTCGAAGCAAAGGCGAGGATCTTGCGATAACCACGATGGATCGACTCAACGGGTCTCATTGTAGGTCGCGTTTCATGGCATCCAGTTGATTGTCAATGCTGTCATTGACCGCCGTAGAGCAATTCGAGGCGGCTTTAAATGATTTGTCAGCCCCTCCCTCTAGTTCCGCTAACGCTTCCGCTTCGGCTTCGGTCCGTTCGACACGATCGCGCAGACGGTCGAATTTGGCGAAGGCTCCGTCGTCGAAACCCAATTCCTCATCGGCGGCTTGCAAGTGTATTTTCTTGCGGACATTGGCAGCGCGCTGACGGGCCGACAAGGTTGCCAGTGTCCGTTTCGCTTCCGCCAACTTAGCCTGCATTGCTTCGAACTGATGCCGAAGTGTCTGGCTCGCATCCTGAGCCGCTGCCAATTGATCGCGTAGAGCAACTGCCAATTTGTCGTGTTCTTGCTTACGCTGTAAAGCTTTGCGGGCGAGTTCGTCATCGCCTGCCTGCACCGCCTGCTGGGCACGATTCTTCCAGTTCAACGACTCCGATTCGTTACTGGCCAATTCACGCTCGACCAATTTGGTACTAGCCATTGCTTTGGCGGTTTGCTTGCGAGCTTCGGCAATGGAATCCTCCATTTCCCAAACGGCTTGTTTGAGCATTTTTTCCGGGTCTTCGAATTGCTCTGCCATGTCATTGAAGTTCGCCGAAATGATGTCGCTAATACGATCAAATAGTCCCATTTTCGTTTCTCCGGTTTCTTAGATAAATTGCAATCGTTTTGCTCAACGCGCCAGGAACTGTTTATGTGCTCCAAGTTGTTGAAGATCGTCGGACAGTCAGCGATCTGGGAAACAGCAACACCACACCGAGGCCAAACACAAATCCCAAAAGATGTCCAAAATGGCCCCAATGCCAACGACCTGAATTGAGCCACCAGCAGAACATCCCCACGGTTTCCATAATGGGAACGAACAGCAGGCACCACACAACGGGGACCTGAAATTCGCCTCCACGGACAAACCAGAAGATGCCGTATTTGGGCCGACTGATCATGCCCAACAAAATCGTGAATGGAAACACAGCGGCATAGATCACTGTCATCCGTGCCGCGGGAAGTAATAGGGCCGCGATTCCAATAACCGCATAGATCGCCCCTGAAGCGCCAACCAACGGCACTGCAAGGAACAGATACGCGAATAGCCCCAGGGTGAGGATCGCCCCCAAATAAGCTAATAGATAGTAGCCGTTACCGAGTCGGCGATTCACCGGATTGCCGAAGACCCATAAAACCCACATGTTGAATACCAAATGCCAAAAACCGGCGTGAGCGAAGCCGTGGCCTAGTATAGAAATCGGCGAAGCAGCTCGATGCACTCCCCAACTAAGCGGATCGAAAAGCAGGAAAACCACCACATTTAGGGCGATGATCACACCATTGGCGATCGGCAATTGTGTGCGTTGGAGGCGAGTTTCTGAGATTTGCACCGGCAACGGAAAAAACATGGATGACTCCTTTGAAGTTGCTTGATATCACTGCCGCCCGTCTCCGAAGAGTTCTCCCGGGCACGGGGATTCGTAGTATGGGGCTCTTCACGAAAGCTGGATTGCCTGGCACGTCGCTCTCACTATGAATGTAGTCAACGTGCAGATTCTGCATGAAATTCTCAGCGTTTTTTAGAATTCTTCGCAACGCGGCCCCGCGATATCGGGGATCTTCGCAACCATGACCGTTTCCCGAGGAAATGCCGTTCTTGACACCACACTGATCTTTGTGCCACTATTTCTTGTTAGAATGCCAACGTAGGCAAACAGTCTTTTCAATTGGCCTGTCGATTCCAGCTGTACGATTCGAGTCAGATCTTCATCCCGTTGGCTAATGCTCACCCTTTCTCCTGGGGATTTAAACAAGTGGCGTTTCCAAACACTCGCCTAACCTTAATCCAGCGGCTTGCAACTCAAAGTGATAATGCCGATTGGAACGAATTCCTGCGGGATTATTGGGGCCCGGTTTGCCGTTTTGCGCAGTGGCAAGGTGGATTGTCGCACGAAGATGCGGAGGATATTGCCTCGGCGACATTCGAAGTGATATTCAAAAATAATTTGCTGCAAAAATGGGTGACTGATAGAAATGCGAAGCTCCGCACGCTGCTTTGCGTCGTGTCCCGCAATCTCATCTCAAACCATCTCCGCGTGCGCGAAGGACGCAAGCGACTAAGGCGAGATCATGCGGATCGTTTTGATGAACGTTTTGTGCTCAAAGACATCGACGTTCCGGCCGATCAGCAAGATCAGTTTTATGCGGGATGGGCGGCTGACTTGATTCAGCAGGTGCTGGACCAGTTGATGCAGGAATACCACGCTAAAGGGCGTGGTGACTACTTTCGCGTGCTGCATGGAAAATTGTGTGACCGCATGCCCATGCGTGAAATCGCCGAAAGTCTTGGCATGAGTGCAAGCACAGCGGAAAACTATTACAAACATGTCCGTCAACGGTTAAGCGTTCTGTTGGAATCCGCTATTCGTCAGCATGTGCGACGGTACGCTGCTCCCTCCGAAGTGGATGAAGAGTTTGCCACTGAATGGGCCGATCTCGCGAAACATTTGCGTGGCCAGGGAGGATTGGAGTCCACCATCGAAAAGATGTGGAGCGGCGAAGACGTCGATCAGTATGATTCACGGCAAAAGTCGCTCAACCGAGCAGTCGCGCAACTCGATTCATTAGTCCACGTTCCCCCAGCCCGGCCGTAACGCGGATATTCGGAATATACCAAGACATCAGCGCCGCGCGGTCCAAAACAATGACGGATTGTAGTCAAACGTTGAATTGAGGGTCGACGGAACAGTGCTTGGATAGCATTGTTTTTTGTACCTCGCTGGGATTCGTGCCACAACGATGTGGTGCCCAAACTCCCGCAGTGTTAACCGCTGTAAAAGTCTCTTCGTCGCGCAAAGAAGGTTTTTCTCGACTCCCCTGCCCCGCTCACGCCGTCACGTGCACTCGTTATCTGAACTTTCGGCGGTTAGTAGCTCCAATGTTTCTTTGCACAAAAAGATATTGGTTCAAGGAGGATTTAGAACGGGGAGAGGGGGATTTTATTTCAAGGCGACTATCACCCCACCGTGAATCAGGAGAACACTTCATGCACGACTCCGCCCCCTGTGACGCCCAGCGGGGTTTCTTTTAAACCGTGGTGATCGAAAATCAGCCGGTCGGAATCTAGGCCGGTTGCAGATAAGATGGTTGCGTGCAAATCGGTTGGTTTCACAGGGCGCTGCGTCACGACATAGCCGATCGGATCGGTTTCACCGATGATTTGTCCTCCCGTTACACCGCCGCCGGCAAGCCAAACAGAATAGGCGGCTGGCGAATGGTCGCGTCCTTTGCCTCGCCCCTCCATGGTCGGCGTGCGGCCAAATTCGCCTCCCCAGACCACGAGTGTGGAGTCGAGTAACCCCCGGCGTTTGAGATCTTGCAATAACCCGCCAATTGGCTGATCCGTTCGTTTGGCCATTCGTTTGTGATTTCCGGCGATGTTTCCATGTGCATCCCATCCGCCCACACGAATCTGCACAAAGCGAACTCCCCGTTCCACCATGCGCCGCGCGAGCAGACAGCCACGACCGACGGTGCTTGAAGCGTCGTCACCTAGTCCGTACAACTGCATCGTCTCCATGGTTTCGGAATCGATGTCAAACAACTCCGGAGCGGAGGTTTGCATCAGAAACGCCGTTTCGTAACTTCGAATGCGAGCCTCTAATTCGCTGTGCTGGCCGATGGAATCCATAAACCGGCGGTTCAACTTGCGGATCACTGATAATTCTTGTTGCCGTCGTTCGTTCCCGACCCCTTCGGGCATTTCGATATTTTGGATTCCCTGGTTCGGGTCGACGACGGTGCCTTGAAAGCGTGCTGGAAGAAATCCACTCGACCACCCGGCCGCTTGCGGATGTTGCATGCCGTCGGTGTGTAAGTTCATGGTAATGTATGCGGGCAATTGCCGGTTGGCGGTTCCCAGGCCGTATAATGACCAGGCCCCCAAACTTGGCCTATGCCCCGTTGCATCCCCGGTCAGTGCAACGCACTCGCCTGGACCGTGAATTGGATTGCGATGGGTCATGGAGCGAATCACGCATAAGTCATCCGCGTGCTTGGCGATGTTTGGGAACAATTCCGAAATCGGCAGTCCGCTTTGCCCATGGCGATGAAACGCCCAGGGAGAGGCCATCAAGTTTTTCAAACCGGCACGTTTGATTTTGGGGACAGTCTTAGCGATCGACTCAGGCACATCTTTGCCTGCCAGTGCAGCCAAATCCGGTTTGGGATCGAAGGTATCGACTTGGCTAGGTCCCCCCGACATGAATAATGAAATCACGCTGCGCGCTCGTGGCGGGCGATGCGGTGCCTGTACCGGCATCGCGGGAGCCGACTCGTCGGCCATCAATGCACGTAACGCCAAGGTCATGGCTGAGCAGCCGGTGGCCGTTAATACATTTCGACGTGTAATCATTGGGTTACTCATGGGATATAAAGAAACTCGCTGCAGTTTAATATCGCTAGACACGCGCTGTGCAAATCGGCCTGCTCAGCCAGAGCTTCGAGGTCCGTTAATTCCTCGGCAGTCGGTTTTCGCCCCAATGCCAGATGAAAGGCATTTTCCACTGATTTCGCCCGCTGGGCAAATGCAGTGGCGTTTTCTTGGACGAAGTGACTATTGAGCAACCACAAGGGTTGCAACGCGGAAGTGGAGACGCGGCGATGAGAGCAAACGGTAATACCATCGGCCCCGTCGAAAAGTATCTGTTGGACCGGCAGGGCGCCACGTTTTTGATGTCTATACAGACTGCGTCGTTTGGATTGTCCAATATCGCTGGGACCACCCGTTTCAGCGTCCAGACAGCCCGACACGGCCAGGATGGAATCGCGAATCGCTTCCGCTTCTAACCGCCGCGGCAGCCACCGCAACAGCATGTTGTTGTCAGGATCGGTTTCAGAATTATGTGGTTGGAACTGTGAGGATTGACGATACGTTGCCGAATCGACGATCAACCGGTGGATGTGTTTGGTGCTCCAGCCGCTATCAATTAATTCGCTTGCTAAGAAGTCCAGCAATTCCGGATGCGTCGGTTTGCTTCCTTGTGTCCCGAAATCTGCGCTCGTCTCGACCAATCCACGACCGAAATGCCATTGCCAGAGACGATTCACCCAGACCCTGGCGGTTAACGGATTCGCGGGATCGGTCATCCACGCTGCCAACTGTGATCTGGGTTTCTCCGATCGGTCGGGCATGGGACCGAATAACGCCGGCCAGCCGGGTTGCACAACTGGGCCGCGTGACTGCACGTCCCCTCGTAACAAGATGGCCGTCTCCATAAGCGGCGAATCTCCGTCGATGCGCGGGAGCGGCCAGCGCATGTTGAGCGGTGCGACCAGTGCTGGACGCTCTGAGGCGGAGGGTGCGTAGAACCCCCATGTTTGGGGAAATTCGGAAAGGGTCTTCCGCAATTCCTGAAAACGGGTCTTTTCGCTCTTGCGCATTCCATTGATGACACTTGTGGGCGTGACATAGATCGGCTCAGGATGTCCCTGTTTGCGTCGAACATTCACGATGCGGTCGTGGACACGATCAAATATTTGCCAATACTCGTCGATCAACGAGCGGACCGTTTCATCTTCGGCGATGATGACGTTTTCAGGTTGACCTTGTGCAAAGAACGCTTGGAAACGGTAGTAATCCCGTATTGAAACTGGATCGAACTTGTGACTGTGACATTGTGCGCATTCCATGGTCAGTCCCAGGAACACTTGCGCTGTCGTATTGGCTACGTCGACTAAAATGTCGTTGCGTTGAATCGACTTGTCCAACTCATTGCCGCTGTAGCGTGCCGCCGCCAAAAAGCCCGTGGCGATCACGCTTTCGTCGGACACCGGTTCCAATTCGTCACCGGC from Symmachiella dynata encodes:
- a CDS encoding protein kinase domain-containing protein, encoding MTDTLLDLEAGTNLAAAISKHRRLGAMVALRITQSLAEQLAQRHAKGEFQRRIDADTITFSANQTPQLPPSPDENIRVGDDGQNPPGWPLGFQLDAPRDLKKAAQLLEQAGVSIDPRRIDIFQLGSLLCRMVTGRSPNDYLRSPRIVAQVPPGARKVIDAALGFDQRNLLNDAETLVARLTAAIAQHDAEMPATIPHEDAVDVDRPRMPDTTPISQSVNRDTKTISPQTQSGDETDREELPSRLGHYEILERIGYGGMGDVYKGFEPDLKRTVAIKVLPAGLARQKDFVRRFFVEASSAAKLVHPNIIQIYYIGEDQGYYFFAMQFVNGKSLADILTNTSRLGIDNALALVQQALAGLSEAHKQGLVHRDIKPGNILIDSKRKRALLADFGLVKCINDASTKTATGVVMGTVDYISPEQGRGQEIDARSDLYSIGVLMYQMLSGKLPFEAESPTAMIFQHVYEAAPLLSDAAADIPAPLVAIVAKLMSKAPEDRHQTADEVLEDLRAFQSGEPLPHAIDSDEPPAAPTRIQTEPRSMFSQSRGDENPLSLVIAAPQFDDDLELPAALEQPDSPNWWANQRERFFSLFQRHAPQAVKNLQNTRQQIDGALHTYKMRAAQLAKVIQEAESVLAELTSHAQDYRREAEQCREKQGTTADATGVQPAEQAAAEADRIADELDEQIAVQDRELETMRLQQAKARAKYEQLNNEREVLVARLNTAEARLHVGRGGGKRRKWLRLRFVVAAVAIGLGMLVAGSFLLPEPELAVLGTISDGRSTFTEMTPVDSTLPKTNTRRLLLDGATQDPLVCLLGRCEGLVRQVVFTPDGRRLLSLHDDLVLRLWDIEKQVVIKRYFAEGNTIQIGKSFSADGRRFVTSSFKDKQAIVWDVETGAKLATFEHRREVNVAEISPDGRRVLTGGYDNGGLWDVDSGRQLATTSLRSIYAVSFSTNGRFAAAGGFNRLVVLWDSNTGEQLKTFSDHAGHVYGLAFSQDNRNLLICTNDDTLNVLDIESGQKKRVFTDMRGGERNLFSIRNLVAAGGGNQMIQLFDLETGKRLYISNRSRLSAISPDGRLLFLLTDGRNEVEVLNTASERPGVLETWRDGMTNISALAISPTGELAATGNSDGTLRIWRLPQTGGQTDSSPQIAPTQPEIDAPKSPNKTDETDAPDETDATFRGHSATVSSIATSSESNYALTGDVEKTIVLWDINTRKEIRRWQASGVITNLAVSPDGTLAAAATIKGLQLWRVDSGQEITASNFPVEPVNHVAFAADGESIIFTSGAGTITRRSVQTGELIKRFRGIDIKATAIAVSSDNQTFAMAGEDRIVRILNFKMSGILRTLRGIPATVNALQFSPNGEELLAACNDNIMRLWNINSGEMIRRYYGHAGGVTSASFSPDGKHVYSASLDDTIRKWDGALTQEVKQISFADLTAAHIAFTPNNQFALIASDSQIVIRNLNRSQRSEIAELHLKLILDGKEELRLYKTHLKWTHRAWNWPSQLTINGVPWNPDKLPVSTDPRFVDLLSKAVSFENATVKKNSGRGKVTIKKSKDWCVIYMDDARNGSRHYDITVKFPIVVNTPPPVTPTDAGKPSP
- a CDS encoding PspA/IM30 family protein; its protein translation is MGLFDRISDIISANFNDMAEQFEDPEKMLKQAVWEMEDSIAEARKQTAKAMASTKLVERELASNESESLNWKNRAQQAVQAGDDELARKALQRKQEHDKLAVALRDQLAAAQDASQTLRHQFEAMQAKLAEAKRTLATLSARQRAANVRKKIHLQAADEELGFDDGAFAKFDRLRDRVERTEAEAEALAELEGGADKSFKAASNCSTAVNDSIDNQLDAMKRDLQ
- a CDS encoding rhomboid family intramembrane serine protease; translation: MFFPLPVQISETRLQRTQLPIANGVIIALNVVVFLLFDPLSWGVHRAASPISILGHGFAHAGFWHLVFNMWVLWVFGNPVNRRLGNGYYLLAYLGAILTLGLFAYLFLAVPLVGASGAIYAVIGIAALLLPAARMTVIYAAVFPFTILLGMISRPKYGIFWFVRGGEFQVPVVWCLLFVPIMETVGMFCWWLNSGRWHWGHFGHLLGFVFGLGVVLLFPRSLTVRRSSTTWST
- a CDS encoding RNA polymerase sigma factor — encoded protein: MAFPNTRLTLIQRLATQSDNADWNEFLRDYWGPVCRFAQWQGGLSHEDAEDIASATFEVIFKNNLLQKWVTDRNAKLRTLLCVVSRNLISNHLRVREGRKRLRRDHADRFDERFVLKDIDVPADQQDQFYAGWAADLIQQVLDQLMQEYHAKGRGDYFRVLHGKLCDRMPMREIAESLGMSASTAENYYKHVRQRLSVLLESAIRQHVRRYAAPSEVDEEFATEWADLAKHLRGQGGLESTIEKMWSGEDVDQYDSRQKSLNRAVAQLDSLVHVPPARP